GGCCAGTCGATTGCGTGAGCGCGTCGTCCTGGCGAACCGGGGCCTGGCGGACACGCTGGCGCGACGCTTCGAGGGGCGCGGCATCGAGGTCGACGACCTGCACCAGGTCGCGATGCTGGGCCTCGTCCAGGCGGCACGGCGCTACCGCCCCGAGAAGGGCCACGGGTTCACGGCCTTCGCCGCGCCCACCATCACGGGAGAGCTCAAGCGCTACTTCCGCGACCACGGGTGGGCGGTGCGTCCGCCGCGGGCCCTGCAGGAGATGCACCAGCAGGTCCGGGACACCTCGACCGCCCTGAGCCAGGAGCTCCAGCGCGATGTCACCGATGCCGAGGTCGCCGAAGAGCTCGGCATCGACGTCGACGAGGTGCGCGCCGCCAGGGCGGCCGGGGACCGGTACCGCTCGACCTCCCTGGACGCCCCGATCCGGGCCTCCGGCCCGGTGCTCTCCGAGACGCTGGCCGCGGACGACGGCGAGGAGTCCTACGACAAGGTTGTCACGCTGATCTCGTTGCGTGCGGCGATGGAGGACCTCGACGGGCGCGAGCGACAGATCCTGAGGTTGCGCTTCTCCGCCGACCTCACCCAGCAGGAGATCGGGGAGCGGATCGGTGTCAGCCAGATGCAGGTATCGCGCATCCTCAGCTCTGTCTGCCGACGGCTGCGCACGCGCATCGACGGACGCGAGCCGGTCTCGTCGAGCTGAGGTCCCCCAGCGCATGGACGCCGGCCCCCCGGGTAGCCGGGGGGCATGACACCTGAGGTCTCCCTGTCCCTGCTGCGTCACGGCTACCGGTTCCAGCCCCGGATGGCCGAGATGTCCGGTCCTCGCCCCACCCTGCCCGTCCGGGTCCTGGGCCGTCCGGCGCTC
Above is a window of Janibacter cremeus DNA encoding:
- a CDS encoding sigma-70 family RNA polymerase sigma factor yields the protein MSVTSQQSTTESRDRESAELLAQACAEPDPAQASRLRERVVLANRGLADTLARRFEGRGIEVDDLHQVAMLGLVQAARRYRPEKGHGFTAFAAPTITGELKRYFRDHGWAVRPPRALQEMHQQVRDTSTALSQELQRDVTDAEVAEELGIDVDEVRAARAAGDRYRSTSLDAPIRASGPVLSETLAADDGEESYDKVVTLISLRAAMEDLDGRERQILRLRFSADLTQQEIGERIGVSQMQVSRILSSVCRRLRTRIDGREPVSSS